One Pyrococcus furiosus DSM 3638 genomic region harbors:
- a CDS encoding phytoene desaturase family protein, translating to MRAVVVGAGLGGLLAGAFLARNGHEIIVLEKSAMIGGRFTNLPYKGFQLSTGALHMIPHGEDGPLAHLLRILGAKVEIVNSNPKGKILWEGKIFHYRESWKFLSVKEKAKALKLLAEIRMNKLPKEEIPADEWIKEKIGENEFLLSVLESFAGWADSVSLSDLTALELAKEIRAALRWGGPGLIRGGCKAVIDELERIIMENKGKILTRKEVVEINIEEKKVYTRDNEEYSFDVAISNVGVRETVKLIGRDYFDRDYLKQVDSIEPSEGIKFNLAVPGEPRIGNTIVFTPGLMINGFNEPSALDKSLAREGYTLIMAHMALKNGNVKKAIEKGWEELLEIFPEGEPLLAQVYRDGNPVNRTRAGLHIEWPLNEVLVVGDGYRPPGGIEVDGIALGVMKALEKLNLGSFSEWYL from the coding sequence GTGAGGGCAGTAGTTGTTGGAGCTGGGCTTGGTGGCCTTCTTGCTGGGGCATTTTTGGCGAGGAATGGACATGAAATCATTGTCCTAGAGAAGTCAGCCATGATTGGAGGAAGGTTTACGAATCTCCCCTATAAAGGCTTCCAGCTCTCTACTGGAGCTTTACACATGATTCCTCACGGCGAAGATGGTCCTTTGGCACATCTACTAAGAATTTTGGGGGCTAAAGTGGAAATAGTGAATTCAAATCCAAAAGGGAAAATTCTGTGGGAAGGGAAAATTTTTCACTATAGGGAGAGCTGGAAGTTCTTGAGCGTGAAGGAGAAGGCCAAAGCTCTCAAGCTCTTGGCTGAGATACGGATGAATAAATTGCCTAAAGAAGAGATCCCCGCTGATGAATGGATAAAGGAGAAAATAGGAGAGAATGAGTTCTTGCTGAGTGTTCTTGAGAGCTTTGCTGGGTGGGCAGATAGCGTTTCTCTTAGTGACCTTACAGCTCTAGAGTTGGCAAAAGAGATTAGGGCAGCTTTAAGATGGGGAGGGCCTGGGCTAATTAGAGGGGGATGCAAGGCTGTCATTGATGAGCTTGAAAGAATAATAATGGAAAACAAGGGCAAGATTTTAACGAGAAAAGAGGTCGTTGAAATCAATATTGAAGAAAAGAAGGTTTATACAAGGGATAATGAGGAGTATAGCTTTGATGTTGCAATATCAAACGTTGGTGTAAGGGAAACTGTAAAGCTCATAGGAAGGGACTACTTTGATAGAGATTATCTCAAACAAGTTGATTCCATTGAGCCAAGCGAGGGGATAAAGTTCAATTTAGCAGTCCCAGGAGAGCCGAGGATTGGTAATACAATAGTCTTTACTCCTGGGTTAATGATCAATGGATTTAACGAACCTTCCGCGCTTGATAAGAGCTTAGCTAGAGAGGGGTATACATTAATAATGGCTCACATGGCTTTGAAAAATGGAAATGTCAAGAAAGCGATAGAAAAAGGCTGGGAGGAGTTATTGGAGATTTTTCCCGAAGGGGAACCTCTCCTTGCCCAGGTTTATAGAGATGGTAATCCTGTGAATAGGACGAGAGCTGGCCTACATATCGAGTGGCCATTAAATGAAGTTCTGGTGGTTGGAGATGGGTATAGACCTCCTGGGGGAATAGAGGTGGATGGAATAGCTCTAGGTGTTATGAAAGCTCTTGAAAAGTTGAACTTGGGTAGCTTTTCGGAATGGTATCTATAG
- the coaD gene encoding phosphopantetheine adenylyltransferase — MKKKYKKVVVGGTFDRLHLGHKALLRKAFEVGEIVYIGLTSDEMIKEKQYSERILPYEKRLLDLIKFLEVNKYRNYRIMKIHNAIGFTTKIKSLEAIVVSEETYKGAVLVNKAREELGLRPLDIVVIPIIRSRLGCKISSSLIRAGLIDPFGNPIRREEK; from the coding sequence ATGAAAAAGAAGTACAAAAAAGTTGTCGTTGGTGGAACTTTCGATAGGCTTCACCTGGGCCACAAGGCCCTCTTGAGGAAAGCATTTGAAGTTGGTGAGATAGTCTACATAGGCTTAACATCAGATGAGATGATTAAGGAAAAACAATACTCCGAGAGAATTCTCCCCTATGAGAAAAGGCTCCTCGACCTCATCAAGTTCTTGGAGGTGAACAAATACAGGAACTATAGGATAATGAAGATTCACAATGCTATTGGATTTACAACTAAAATTAAGAGTTTAGAGGCTATAGTTGTTAGTGAGGAAACTTACAAGGGGGCTGTTCTCGTGAATAAGGCGAGGGAAGAGTTGGGCTTAAGGCCTTTGGACATAGTTGTCATTCCAATAATAAGGAGTAGACTCGGGTGTAAGATAAGCTCTTCCCTCATAAGGGCAGGACTTATAGACCCATTTGGCAACCCAATTAGGAGGGAAGAGAAGTGA
- a CDS encoding acetate--CoA ligase family protein: protein MRYFFYPNSVAIFGSFREGAIAREILRNIVEGGFEGKIIPVNPKGGEVEVAGKKFNIKEKLDEPVDVSIIAIPAKLVPELIRGLKGLTKGAVVISAGFSEVGNVELEKELIKAAKEAGIRVIGPNCAGIFGVHAKFYGSFEVRVNPGGLALISQSGAFGGAALAMGNEEGIGFSAFVSYGNAADLDESDFLRFFADDENTRVIGLYIEGVKDGRKFLDALRYAASKKPVIILKAGKSRAGARAAASHTGSLAGSYEIYRAAFRQAGAIEVEEMEELFDAAKAFEMYERAGRRVAIITNSGGPGVLATDKLERLGLEIAKLTEETVEELRSFLPPQCSVKNPVDLIADADYERYKRAIEVVCRDENVDAILVICVPPIFIPSEEIARAVVEANCDKPIIVNFMAGELVREGIKILESKKIKNFPTPERAAKALYWLSLRSSSE from the coding sequence ATGAGGTACTTCTTTTACCCAAATAGTGTGGCCATATTTGGCTCATTCAGAGAGGGAGCAATAGCGAGGGAAATACTGAGGAACATAGTTGAGGGAGGATTTGAGGGCAAGATAATTCCTGTGAATCCCAAAGGTGGAGAAGTAGAAGTGGCGGGTAAAAAATTTAACATAAAAGAGAAGCTCGATGAGCCAGTTGATGTTTCAATAATAGCCATACCAGCAAAGCTCGTTCCAGAATTGATAAGGGGACTAAAAGGGCTTACAAAAGGAGCTGTAGTTATCTCCGCTGGATTCTCTGAGGTTGGAAATGTGGAGCTTGAAAAAGAGCTAATAAAAGCTGCAAAAGAAGCTGGAATTAGGGTGATAGGGCCAAACTGTGCGGGGATCTTCGGGGTTCATGCAAAGTTCTACGGTTCCTTTGAAGTCCGCGTTAATCCGGGAGGGCTAGCTCTGATAAGCCAAAGTGGAGCATTTGGAGGAGCAGCATTGGCCATGGGGAATGAAGAAGGCATTGGATTTTCAGCCTTCGTTAGCTATGGGAACGCCGCTGACCTTGATGAGAGTGATTTTCTAAGGTTCTTTGCCGACGATGAAAATACTAGGGTTATTGGTCTCTACATTGAAGGAGTAAAGGATGGAAGAAAGTTCCTGGATGCACTCCGTTATGCAGCGTCAAAAAAGCCCGTCATAATCCTTAAAGCGGGAAAAAGTAGGGCCGGAGCGAGGGCTGCCGCATCTCACACAGGCTCCCTTGCTGGAAGTTACGAAATATACAGGGCTGCATTCAGGCAGGCTGGGGCAATAGAAGTTGAGGAGATGGAAGAGCTTTTCGATGCAGCTAAGGCCTTTGAGATGTACGAAAGAGCTGGAAGGAGAGTGGCAATTATAACCAATTCAGGTGGCCCAGGAGTTTTGGCTACTGACAAGCTTGAGAGATTGGGGTTAGAAATTGCCAAGCTGACTGAAGAAACAGTGGAGGAATTAAGGAGTTTTTTGCCTCCCCAGTGCTCAGTAAAGAATCCAGTTGATTTGATAGCGGATGCAGACTATGAAAGGTATAAGAGGGCCATTGAAGTTGTGTGTAGGGATGAGAATGTGGATGCCATTCTGGTGATATGCGTTCCACCAATATTCATACCCAGCGAGGAGATAGCAAGAGCTGTTGTCGAGGCAAATTGTGATAAGCCAATAATAGTAAACTTCATGGCTGGGGAGTTAGTAAGGGAGGGAATAAAAATTTTAGAAAGCAAAAAAATAAAGAACTTCCCAACTCCAGAGAGGGCAGCAAAAGCTTTGTATTGGCTCAGCCTAAGGTCTAGTAGCGAATGA
- a CDS encoding DUF371 domain-containing protein: protein MIREIIICKGHRNVKATHRSTFEITREDYLTERGDCIICISADKALKDLSQEVKEAIRSGKKIKILIRVGELVDEVTAYGDPRLTLESETSMVIRKSNWIDGRTLAIKANKAAKDIDRRIVERLKDPNTTAVIEIIVDDE, encoded by the coding sequence ATGATAAGGGAAATTATTATATGCAAAGGTCACAGAAACGTCAAGGCGACCCACCGCTCCACTTTTGAGATAACCAGAGAAGATTACCTAACGGAGAGGGGAGACTGTATTATCTGCATATCTGCAGATAAGGCTCTTAAAGATTTATCTCAGGAAGTTAAGGAGGCTATAAGGTCTGGAAAGAAAATTAAAATATTAATTAGAGTTGGCGAGCTTGTTGATGAGGTTACAGCCTATGGGGATCCCAGGCTAACTCTGGAAAGCGAAACTTCTATGGTTATAAGAAAAAGCAACTGGATAGATGGGAGAACGCTTGCAATTAAAGCCAACAAGGCTGCTAAAGATATAGATAGGAGGATCGTTGAAAGGCTTAAAGATCCAAACACCACTGCAGTTATAGAGATTATTGTGGATGATGAGTAG
- a CDS encoding DNA-binding protein, with amino-acid sequence MAEDIEEIRRRKLMELQKKYLEQQKAQEEAERQQALIEAQIQAILRRILTPEARERLARVKLVKPELARQVELILVQLYQAGQITEKIDDAKMKKILAQIEARTRREFRIKW; translated from the coding sequence ATGGCTGAGGACATTGAGGAGATTAGGAGAAGGAAGCTCATGGAATTGCAGAAGAAATACTTAGAGCAGCAAAAGGCTCAAGAAGAAGCAGAGAGGCAACAGGCGTTAATTGAAGCTCAAATCCAGGCGATATTGAGGAGAATTCTAACTCCTGAGGCGAGAGAAAGGTTGGCCAGAGTTAAGCTCGTGAAGCCTGAGCTTGCGAGGCAGGTTGAGCTTATACTTGTCCAGCTTTACCAGGCAGGCCAGATAACCGAGAAGATAGACGATGCAAAAATGAAGAAGATTCTGGCCCAAATAGAGGCGAGAACAAGGAGAGAATTTAGAATTAAATGGTGA
- a CDS encoding transcriptional regulator: MEEIKEIMKSHTLGNPVRLGIMIYLFPRRRAPFSHIQKALDLTPGNLDSHIKVLEKHGFVRTYKVIADRPRTMVEITDYGMEETRKFLSHLKTVIDAIHF; this comes from the coding sequence ATGGAAGAAATCAAAGAGATCATGAAATCTCACACCCTGGGAAATCCTGTTAGGCTGGGAATTATGATATATCTCTTTCCCAGGAGGAGAGCTCCTTTTTCTCATATTCAAAAGGCTCTCGACCTAACTCCTGGAAATCTTGATTCCCACATTAAAGTGCTTGAGAAGCATGGATTCGTGAGAACATACAAGGTGATAGCGGACAGGCCTAGGACTATGGTGGAGATAACCGATTATGGCATGGAAGAAACCAGGAAATTCTTGAGTCACTTGAAGACAGTAATCGATGCAATACATTTTTAA
- a CDS encoding ABC transporter ATP-binding protein, which produces MKLEIRELSVGYKRPLLEDITLELENGDAVNFYGPNGIGKTTLLKTIATYLKPLKGEILYNGAPIRKVRGKIFFLPESILVPNKVRARDYLKAVASLYGVNPSMEEVVRALDLVGISDENIKFEKCSQGMKRRIQLASALLVNAEIFVLDDPVVAIDEDSKHEILKGIVDTLKKRGIVIISSREKLPYFPINEDVVKYKPKL; this is translated from the coding sequence ATGAAGCTTGAAATAAGAGAGCTAAGCGTTGGCTACAAGAGGCCCCTTCTAGAAGATATTACACTTGAGCTGGAAAATGGTGATGCAGTAAACTTCTATGGCCCCAACGGGATAGGGAAAACCACCCTTCTAAAAACAATAGCCACTTATCTAAAACCTCTAAAAGGGGAGATTCTCTACAATGGTGCTCCAATAAGGAAGGTTAGAGGGAAGATATTCTTCCTCCCCGAGAGTATTTTGGTCCCAAATAAGGTAAGGGCTAGAGACTATCTTAAGGCAGTAGCCAGTTTATATGGTGTAAACCCAAGTATGGAGGAAGTGGTAAGGGCTCTTGATTTGGTTGGTATTTCCGACGAGAATATAAAGTTTGAAAAATGTTCCCAGGGGATGAAGAGGAGAATTCAGTTGGCTTCAGCTCTACTCGTCAATGCCGAAATATTTGTTCTAGACGATCCGGTTGTAGCTATAGATGAAGACTCAAAGCACGAAATATTAAAGGGAATTGTTGATACTCTTAAGAAGAGGGGCATCGTAATCATATCTTCCAGAGAAAAACTTCCATACTTTCCCATTAATGAGGATGTTGTAAAGTACAAACCTAAGCTCTGA